A single region of the Jatrophihabitans sp. GAS493 genome encodes:
- a CDS encoding MFS transporter — protein sequence MRSNRGHVAVLLIGSSLASGGWGAVLPFIYSDISTTRHLGGMVAAATFIAFAVGSLLAAPSAGAAADRGNPVRVAALARLVMALAVLALGLSTSTLGVWYSAAALGAGVAFTQPSISVLLLASTPQRRHRDVFAWQFITQNLTLAVGGFVGGLIIDLNSPAGTHRVYYLAALAAVASAVTVYSAGRGISTTRVPSKKAVEAPVRYREMLANRSLRLLLGVTMLITLACYAQYESGLPAFAINALHVSTKVIGTAVAVNAILVAILTGPVVALTKRYAPTTLLAACASIWIGCWLIIAVPLVLHGMASVALITGLATISVGETMLAPVLNPLAASIAPDGAVGRTLSAVSGATTLACAIGPALSGVLIAAGVPAGFIVLQLACCIGAIVLARRLGAHMRMVKQVADAETEAYGLAG from the coding sequence ATGCGCTCCAACCGCGGCCACGTCGCCGTGCTGCTCATCGGTTCATCCCTCGCCTCCGGCGGTTGGGGAGCAGTGCTCCCCTTCATCTACTCCGACATCAGCACCACCCGGCATCTCGGCGGCATGGTCGCCGCCGCCACCTTCATCGCCTTTGCCGTCGGCTCGCTGCTGGCCGCGCCCAGTGCCGGGGCCGCCGCCGATCGCGGCAATCCGGTTCGGGTCGCAGCGCTGGCTCGACTGGTCATGGCGCTGGCCGTCCTGGCCCTCGGCCTCAGCACCTCGACCCTCGGGGTCTGGTACAGCGCAGCGGCGCTCGGAGCAGGGGTCGCCTTCACCCAGCCGTCGATCTCGGTGCTCCTACTGGCCAGCACCCCGCAGCGGCGTCACCGCGACGTCTTCGCCTGGCAGTTCATCACTCAGAACCTGACGCTGGCCGTCGGTGGGTTCGTCGGTGGTCTGATCATCGACCTCAACAGCCCGGCCGGCACACACCGCGTCTACTACCTGGCCGCCCTCGCCGCCGTCGCCAGCGCCGTGACGGTCTACTCGGCCGGACGTGGCATCAGCACGACCCGGGTGCCGTCGAAGAAGGCGGTGGAGGCACCGGTTCGGTACCGCGAGATGCTCGCCAATCGCAGCCTGCGCCTGCTACTGGGCGTCACGATGCTCATCACGCTGGCCTGCTACGCCCAGTACGAGTCGGGGCTGCCCGCCTTCGCCATCAACGCCCTGCACGTCTCGACCAAGGTCATCGGTACCGCGGTCGCGGTGAACGCGATTCTGGTCGCCATCCTCACCGGCCCGGTCGTCGCCCTGACCAAGCGCTACGCGCCAACCACCCTGCTAGCCGCCTGCGCCTCGATCTGGATCGGCTGCTGGCTCATCATCGCGGTGCCGTTGGTGCTGCACGGAATGGCCTCGGTCGCGCTCATCACCGGTCTCGCCACGATCTCGGTCGGCGAGACGATGCTGGCTCCGGTCCTCAACCCGCTCGCCGCCTCAATCGCCCCCGACGGCGCGGTCGGACGGACGCTCTCCGCGGTCAGCGGTGCCACCACACTGGCCTGCGCCATCGGACCGGCGCTGTCCGGTGTCCTCATCGCCGCCGGAGTGCCGGCCGGATTCATCGTGCTCCAGCTGGCCTGCTGCATCGGCGCGATCGTGCTCGCGCGACGCCTCGGTGCCCACATGCGCATGGTCAAGCAGGTCGCCGACGCCGAGACCGAGGCCTACGGGCTGGCTGGCTGA